The following DNA comes from Gordonia zhaorongruii.
TTGTGCTTGAAGCCGCCCGGCAGCTTGCCCGCGTCGGCAGCACCGGTGGTGCTGGGAATGCCGGTGACGGCGATGAGAGCGGCGCCCGCGATTGCGGCACCGGTTGCGATACGAGAATTGTTCTTCATGTCAGTACGTCCTAGCGCAGTGTCGTCGGGGTGGATCAGCCGAGGCTGAAGGGCTTGCCGTACAGGGTGGACTGGACGACGCCGCCGTCGAACGACAGCTCATCGTCGTCGTTCAGTTCGTAGCCTTCGCCGGCGATGACCTTCACGATCGAGCGAGCCGACGCGTGGCCGCCGCATTGCTGAACGTTGAGCTGGAAGCCGGAGACCATGACGGTCGCCTTCTTCTCCTTGATGTCGATCTTGTCGCCCTTGACGAACTTCACCTCACCGGGCTTCAGCGGCACGGAGAGCGAACCGCTCAGCGACGGCGAGGTCGCGATCGTGCCGGAGAGGCCGCCCTCGAGGCCGGTGATGTCGATCTGGCAGCCGACGAGGTAGCCGACCTGCATGAGGCCCTTGCCCTTGCTCAGAGTGGCCTTGTAGGTGCCCGAGACCGCAGCCGAACGGCCTGCGCCGTTGTTGGCGACCGAGCGCTGACGGACCACGCTCTCGCCGCTGCGCTTGAGCTTGACGGTCTGGCCGTCGATGCCCGTCGAGGTCTTGGAACCGCTGGGGAGACGTCCGGCGTTGGCGTCGCCGGCGGTTGCGATCAGACCGGTTGCAGCAACCGCGGCAACGGTCGTCGCGACGGCGGCACGCCGTGCGATCGAGGTGGTCTTGTCGGACATTCAGACTCCTACTAAGTAACTGGTTGGTCTCGGAAAGACATCGTTCGGGGGGAACAGTAGCGGAGATTTACCGTCGTTTCGATGCGATGTCTCAGCGTGTACTTAGGTGGCACTAACTGTTCGTTCGACCGACACGATTCGCGTCACCTCCGCGTAACTTAATAGACCGAATCCCGTAATTGTGCAGGCTGAAGTCCCAGGACGAATCGGACAAAAGTAAACGCCGGCCGTCGACAGGAGTCGACGACCGGCGTTACTGTGAAACTCGTCACTGAGAGTTAGCTGAGACGCTCCAGAACCATCGCCATGCCCTGTCCGCCACCGACGCACATGGTCTCGATGCCGAACTGCTTGTCGTGCGTCTGCAGGTTGTTCAGCAGGGTGGTGGTGATGCGGGCACCGGTCATGCCGAACGGGTGGCCCAGCGCGATGGCGCCGCCCGAGACGTTCAGCTTGTCGTGGTCGATGCCGAGCTCGGCAGCCGAGCCGAGAACCTGGACGGCGAACGCCTCGTTGAGCTCCACCAGGTCGATGTCGCTCATGCTCATGCCGGAGACGCGCAGCACCTTGCGTACAGCCTCGATCGGGCCCAGGCCCATGATCTCCGGCGACAGACCCGTCGCCGCAGTCGCGACGACGCGAGCCAACGGCGTGAGGCCCAGTTCCTTCGCCTTGGTGTCGCTCATGATGACGAGGGCGGCGGCGCCGTCGTTCAGCGGGCAGGCGTTGCCTGCGGTGATGGTGCCGTCCGGGCGGAACACCGGCTTGAGCTGAGAGATCTTCTCGTAGGTGGTGCCTGCGCGGGGGCCGTCATCAGTGCTCACCTGCGTGCCGTCGGGCAGCGTGACCGGGTCGATCTCGCGAGCGAAGAAGCCGTCGTTGATCGCCTTCTCCGCGCGGTTCTGCGACAGGACGCCCCAGCGGTCCTGATCCTCACGGGAGATGCCGGTGAACGACGCGACGTTCTCCGCGGTCTGGCCCATCGAGATGTAGACGTCGGGAATCAGTCCGTCTTCGCGCGGGTCGTGCCAGGTGCCTGCGCCGCCTTCTGCGGCGGCCGCGCTCCGTGCCTGCGCATCGTCGAAGATCGGGTTCTTCGAATCCGGGAGTCCGTCCGCGGCACCGGAGATGCCGAAGCTCGAGACGCTCTCGACGCCGCCGGAGATGAAGACGTCGCCCTCGCCGGCCTTGATCGCGTGCAGGGCCATGCGGGTGGTCTGGAGCGAGGAGGAGCAGTACCGGTTGACGCTCACGCCGGGGACGTGGTCGAGGCCGAG
Coding sequences within:
- a CDS encoding acetyl-CoA C-acetyltransferase encodes the protein MTEAVIVAHARSPIGRAGKGSLKDVRPDELARQMVAAALAKVPELDPALIEDIHLGIGQPGGQGGYNIARVVAVELGLDHVPGVSVNRYCSSSLQTTRMALHAIKAGEGDVFISGGVESVSSFGISGAADGLPDSKNPIFDDAQARSAAAAEGGAGTWHDPREDGLIPDVYISMGQTAENVASFTGISREDQDRWGVLSQNRAEKAINDGFFAREIDPVTLPDGTQVSTDDGPRAGTTYEKISQLKPVFRPDGTITAGNACPLNDGAAALVIMSDTKAKELGLTPLARVVATAATGLSPEIMGLGPIEAVRKVLRVSGMSMSDIDLVELNEAFAVQVLGSAAELGIDHDKLNVSGGAIALGHPFGMTGARITTTLLNNLQTHDKQFGIETMCVGGGQGMAMVLERLS
- a CDS encoding MspA family porin, with product MSDKTTSIARRAAVATTVAAVAATGLIATAGDANAGRLPSGSKTSTGIDGQTVKLKRSGESVVRQRSVANNGAGRSAAVSGTYKATLSKGKGLMQVGYLVGCQIDITGLEGGLSGTIATSPSLSGSLSVPLKPGEVKFVKGDKIDIKEKKATVMVSGFQLNVQQCGGHASARSIVKVIAGEGYELNDDDELSFDGGVVQSTLYGKPFSLG